ACATGTATCAGCTTGGATCACAATGATTTCGTTCAACAGTTCTTATCCTCCCGTAGTATTCCATCGTAATGGGATTTCCGTTGCCAAAATATTAAAAAGTGCGCACACAAAACCTCATACGTACAAATATATTTGTATTTTTATATTCTCCTTTTTCATTTCATGACACACCGTCCCTGACATCTCatctcctaaatttttttattatattatatgataaacTTTATTGTCATCTTGCAaccgataaattataaaaataaataaataaataaagggaATCCACAATATGATGTGTGCAAcagttcaacaaaaaaaaaaaaaaaaaaaagaaaggaaaacaagCAAAAATCTTTGGTTTTTCATGAATATGAGAAAACCGCTACCCAAATGTAAATTAAGGACCAACTCTTCTTCTTCATCAAGAGATAAAAGTTCATGCGCTTCATATATATTCACTTGCAACGACTGATGCAACATCAATACCTCATCCGACATGATTTTAAAGATGACAATGGTTAGGGTTTGGATCAGATATTGTACTATCCATCTCCAAACTCAAACTTAATATCCTATATCCAAATCTTACCCGATATCCGatcgaataaaaaaaaagatacccATTCTCATATCCAATAGATTCGTAGATATCCACAAGTAATCTATTTTCCCATACCCAACTCATACCCGCCCCATGTCTattccatatccaaaaaaaataaacaaccaaaataattttatgcatattatcaatcaaaacaaaattaccaattcaacatagaacataatttataagtccagatttatagaaatcaaacataaaaatagaattacaattcaacataaaacatataaataatcaaaataattttatgcatattatcaaccaaaatagatttaccaaaacagaattataaatatatatattcggatatgggttcggatattactCATATCCGTAGATTCAGATCGGATTCGGATTCGGGTTAGAGTAGAAAACAGCACTACCCATATCCTACCCATACATGTACTATAGTTTTCAGATTTTATCCAAATCCGAATCCAAACCCGGTCAAATCTTATTTTTCGGATTTGGATAGGATGCATACCCTTCAGGCCAGATTGATTTTGTCCTACATGATTCTATGgctgcacctaaatcaatcagattgagccaaatcCTTCAGCAAAATTAGAAGTTCAGCCACTATTAAATTATCTGACTACACTAATACACTCCTGGTCTAGTCACAGCCACTAACTGATCCACTTCTCAAGTAGCCAAGAGGGCGCATCATTTTCAGTATTGCTATTGATAAAAGAGAAAATCTTGTGTTGAAATACTACAAGAGCGCAGAAGTCAGGAGCAACTGGCATGTGAAGAAGAATGCATATAATTATATTGGAAAATTTTGCGTGCTATTATATGGTGCCGAATCTATTGTCTTTATACACACAAACTTATCCATCTACAGTCTATATATTAAGCACAGTAAGTGATGCAGTAATTTGTAAAGAAAACTCGCATCTCTCCTTCCTCATCATAAAGGCAGTAATTCTATAAAAATCGACACCGAACAATCAGATCGCAATATTGGCCTTGGTCAGCACCTGCCCCACCAAACAAAACAAAATACTAAGAGGGTCTCCATGCTTCCTTCAGGACATCATCTTTTTGTTTCCTTCCCCCCCAAACCAGAGGTGGTGCATGATGAAGATAGCTCTGTGAAACTTATGATTTTGTCGACGAATTTGGGAATAAATCCAACCGACCAATGATTCTTTTGGATCACCATGAACTTCTCCAAATAATTGTTTCAAAAGATTGGTGCATACTTCAAATTCACGCTTCTTTTATCATAATTCTTTGTAGCAGACAAGCACATCCAATATTTTACAGTACGTTTTGCAACAAAGCCCCATTGAGCTGGTATAAGACAACTCAAACAGCCTTTTAGTCTTTTAATCAAATGGGTATACGTGGTTTACCATACTGGCAACCCATGAGGCTCACACTAATTCACCAATTGCATCCCTGTCGCTTCAATTATACATGACCGAATTATATATGTACCATGTCATTTGCATCAGTAGGTGTTTAATTCCCTAACACCACCTCCTCCATTTGCTGGGAAAAGTGTCAATCTGATTCACCAAGGCTATGGTTTTAAACCTAGACAATAAAATTGGGGATTGTTTTACCTATCCTCTTGTATACTCAAATGGCATGGTGACTTTAAGGATAAAGCAGGACAAACAGTCTTTTGCTTTCAGGAAAAGGTTGCTGTCTCGTAGTGAATTGCATCATACCACTCCAAGTTCTGCCAATACTGTGATTACCAAAGGATAAAAATAGAAATGCCCTCGGCTTTTTCACATTGGCTGGTGAATGACAAGCAAGGGTAGGCTTTAGCGTGTACGCAGGTGAATGTAACATGCGAATGCCTTGGTCCATTAGGAACTCTTAAGGAAATGCAATCCTCGTACCAACCAGCATTGGCCAGTATGGGGAGATTCCACTTGTGCAGGAGGGAGAAGTTTGGCAGGGAGAAGCACCGGATTGGGCTCTTTTCCAGGCCTCGCATATCCACTCACCAAACTAAGCCTAACGAGTGTCTCATGAACTACATTGGTGATTAAGACGAGCAACTTGGTGCTGGCAGGATTTCAGCGACAATAGCAGCCAACAATTCAGTGGCCATATCGAATCCTGGAGGCCAAACCATTGAGCTTTACACCAAATAACCATGGGCACAGTAAAGACTCAGATATAATTCGCACCAACTTATCCTACAGGGAGAATCAAGCAGTTCGGAATAACTCCCATGTTTACATCTGCTTTAGATATGTAAGTACCCATTTCCAAGATGACCAAGTCCCTAGAGCTGTATGTTGCAGGATTCGATTCCACTGCCACAATACTCTGAATCAGAAACAGCTTAGAGTCTAAGCACATTTTTCTTCCAGCATTTGGATGGATCTTGTTAAAACAGTACTAATTTGTATTACAAACTACAGGATTAGTTTTGAGTTATAACTAATGTGCCAAGTAATATGGTTGGACCGAGAAATGGTTTGGGTGGTTTTGTGCATAAGCCACTATACTGATAACTATaccaaataaatttataaaattgcatatcttttctttataAAAGATTATTAATACAAATTCTAAAGTGGCAAATTCAATGAGAGAATACAAAAAGGCACATTCAAATGTGACCTAAAATTTACTATGGACGTGTTTCctgtggaaaaaaaaaagaagcaaaacaaACTAATCATCGTGATCACCAGGAAAATGAGCACATATGAAGCAAAAGTAGACTGGCATGGAGAAACAATTATAGCAGTCAAATTGGAAGGTATTGAAATTTAAGCCAGCCTAGCATGCCAAGATTGCAGTCTGAGTTCCCCTTTCTGTGGACGTATGCAGTAGCTGGGTGGCAACGGCTATTGGAGGATGCTGGTTGGCCATGCTGGGTTCCTTGTGGTCTCCCTGCCTCCTCATGGATAAGCATCCTTATCTTGAAAGTCTAAAATCCAGTTACCTACCAAGAAGAACCTTTCCTAGAAAGACAgaaaaaactgaaaaaaaaaaaagaaaaagagagagattctgCAATCTTATTCTGTCCCAAAGGAAAGAAGACTACATTCTCAAGCTTAATGATAGGACATAAGCATGATCTTACCAAGAAACCACTGTTCTTAATCTCTTAATAAAGTACTACAGTATATAATTTGTAGCAAATAACTCAACAGACCTCCAAACTTTATAGCATCTTAGGTCCAACAAACTTAAAATCTGTGAACCACCGCAGGTCTTTATCAAGAAATACCTAACTTAAATGAGAAAGAATGCATCCATATCCCCACCGCTTGGGAATCATTCATGCACCACCATTTAAAGATCATCTTTTGAGTTGACACCCAGAAGTTCAGCTAGTCTGCCACTTTCATATGCTTCAACGGTATCTGACATCAAATCAACACCACTCACATGAGAATCTTATAGATATACTTTTTAAAGTAGATGTCAATGAAAGCAACATGTAGTGTACCATCGGAGCCACCAATGTGCTTTCCATGTATAAAAACTTGAGGGACCGTGCGCCTCCCAACAATCTCCGACAAGGCATCTTGAATATCCCACCCATCCTCTGGTCATTTGTTTAACAAAAAAGGGCAACAATTAGAAATATGTGGGAGCTAAATGATTAAAGTAACGATGAGGACCTCTCCTTTTGAAATGTGTGTTCTTTATCTTGAAAGATGACAGTGCGGTAAGTTAAAACTCATGGACTGCCTCACAGCACAGTAATAGAATATGAAAGCTTAAAACACTGCTCGCTCAAATGTTATAACTAGAAGGTAGATTTCTGGAAGTAGGATGGTTTCAAGTTACAGGGATTTTGTGCTATGAGGGAGTAGAGTTCATCATTTAGATCTAAGAATAGCTGATGCTAGAGAGATCACAACTTCTAAAATAACCAACTAGTTCTGTTATTTCTGCCAAGCATCTCCAGTAACAAGTGCACAATTCAGACTGCAACATTAAGGAAATCACAAGTAATAGATCTAACATGCTAGCCTTTGATCACTATTTATTACAACTGCTGAggaacttttttaaattttttattttatgtgcAGTTTAAACAGGATATAAAATGGCCGAATAGATTATGTGCTCAACATGAGTTGTGTGCATATCTCTTGGTATGTCACTTAccttatctttttagaaaaaacaaTTTCCTTGTTTCACATTCCTACAAACCTAATTTGTAAATGGTTTAAAAACATAGAAAACTAAACCTCAGGAGAGATTCTCAGAAATGAAAGTACAACAAACCTCTCTGGTCCAGCTCCACGACATATGGTTCTTTGTTCAGTTCTTTGAAAACAGATTTTGCTCTTCTACAGTACCTGTTCAACCAATGGTGAAAGTTAAATGCTTTCATTAGTCAAACAGTTTAAAGGGCATGgaatatacatacgtacatacacaaAAACATACATAAAGTACATATACGCACACATATCTAcattacatacacacacacacacatatgtgtgtgtgtacatgtatATAAAACAGAGGTGATTGGCTATTCAATAACAGTTTATTTCCATCAACAATGTAACTGCATTTTTGTTATCTCTTACCTCATGCATCCACAACTAATATCAGTAGATGAAGAAATTGCATGACATTAACATAGATTGCATAAATAAGCATTTTATATCTATTTTAAGTTTTGACTGGAACCATGATTGCAGACGGACCATATTAGCTCATCATGCATACTTTAAAAAGcttgttaatatttttttgtgCTGGCCAATCATCTGCAAGACACCCCATGACCAAAGCAAGTGATCCATCTTGAAATCTCAAGGAAAACATGCTActtataatacatacatacatatatacatacatatatatgtatatgtatgtacgtatgtatgtatctatatatgtgtgtgtgtgtgtgtctatctatctgtacatatatatataaacatacatatatatgtatgtatgcggcACCCATGAAACAACCCTAATAAGGTCAAACTTAACTGAGGACTCGACAATGATGATTCGAGCTATTGGATGATATCTACAATTTCTAAATTTCTTGCAATCAAAAAAATGATGTTATTTGAAGATCCTAGCTTATGCATCCACTGGTTAAAaaatatgcattatttcatatttttttaaactgTTTATTTTTAACCATTGGATGCATAGGCAATGCATATGCTAGGAATATCTAAATCACATATTTTTTGGCAATTAGCAAATTTAACAAGATAAGAAAACTCCCATAATAGTTGTTAGTAAATCACATGATTGAACTAGATAAGAAAATTCTAGAGGTACAATGCAAGGTTAGAAAACATCCAATCACAACCTCAAAATGTACACACATAAAGCCCCAAGCACAGTGTTAGTCAAATCCCAAGTAAATAGTATTCCTAGAACCCCAATTGATTTGACGTGCTGATTCAATAGCTATCAAAAAGAGACTGTACTCGGTCCCACAGCCTCTTGTATTTTCCACATCACCCAATATCAAAAACCACACCAAAATTATGTCAATATCAATTACTGCTGCCTCAGTGCAAATCCTAGACTTCATCTTTCCCTTAAATCATCAAAAGATGCCTCTGCCAGTTTACTCCATACGGAACCTTATGTAACCACTGCTCACAAAATTCTAAGCAaagcttgaaattcaatgcaagagTTGGCTTCATCAGCATAAATGTATATGGCTCTTCTTGGTGCCAATTTTTTGTAAAATCTCATTAACTTCTTGAACTATACCCCTAAACTAGCAAAGTAGACATTATCTACCAATAAAAAAAAAGTAGACATTATACCTGCAAACAATACATGATGCAAATCGACACAAATCACAATGCACATGGTGATCTCCTGTAGACATCACAACATCAGACAATAGGTTCATCCATAGCACTTGCCACTTCTATAAATTCaacaatctttgtttttgtaaaCCAAAAGGCAGTCATAGGTTAGAGCacctaaaattatttaaatcaccACTAAAGCTGATAGAACCTCTCATTCTACTAATTCTTACAAATACTGAATCGATAAGTGATAAACCCTTCAAGTATCTAATAGTGCACTTCACGGCCTCCGATACTTCACTTACTCAATGTGTCTCCATGATCATCTATGTTCCAAAAGTTTTCTACACACACCATAGCTTTccttaagtaaataaataaataagtaaataggtaaattaataaataaaacacACAACACAACCGCAGATGCACATGCATTCCTCCAGAGCGGAACATCGAGATCAGAAAGACAACAAATACACCGTAAGAGCTTCTATAACCAGGAATCATCACCAGAACGTTAGATacactcccaaaaaaaaaaaaaaaaaaaaaaaaaaagctataacCAAAGGAGTAAATCAACAATTATTAGATTACTAACATGATAACAATATGAGGGACTTCAAACCAGACTAAAAGGTCGATCAACACGAATCCAAGCACACAGACAAGTCCGCAATATGGTTGAAACGGGCTGCTACTCTTTGCACATTCGACGTAGTGAAAGTTGCTCGCATCTCTAACCAAGATGGGATTTTTCTTCGAGATAAATAAACAAAAATCGAATTTTAAACAAGGATTGGAAAAAAATCCCCACGTAGTTCCTCAAATAAAGTTTGAAAAAGATCGATCTTATGGTTTCCTTCtacggagggagggagggaggaagagagcgTACGGGCAATAGGACTTGGAGAAGATGACGATGTCGTGGGCGGCCACAGTTTTCTTGACGAAGGCCGCCTTCGTCGCGGCAGCGGATCCCTCCGACGAGAGGCCGAGGAGAATAGCGGCCACCGCAAGCAGAGCCCCGGTCGACGTCCCTATACGTCCCGCCGCCGTCGCCATCGATCGATTCCGGCCGCTGCTCCTCGCAGATCCCCGACTCGACTTAAGATCGGATGAGCCCCCAAACAGAACCCAAAAAAATGGGAGATTATGTATTAATATTTGTAATGTTTAGAGAAAAAGAGTAGCGATTGGGGACGGATCGACGGAAACAGGAAGGCGGATGGCATTCGGAACCGGGCTGGGTGTAGAAGGGCATCACGCAACTGAATATTTACGTAAATACCCATGATCCACGGATGTGGATATTTTGACACGAGCCACATTAATCATCCATGAGTCGGAACGGCGACGAGTCCGGATCGGATCGACTCTAGTCTGCATGTACCTTCCCGGTGTGGTGTGTTCAAGTCGATTTATCTGGCCGATTTCTCCATGACGCAAACCCAACCGGTCGTTCGCTGCCCATTCGTGCTGCTCCTTCCCAGCGGGGAAGAGCCATGGGTGTTCGAATCGGAAAGAGGAAGAGGCGGCCGCGGCTCCTATGTGTTGTGGCAATCAGGAGAAGCATCGCTACCGAATGAGAAAGAAATACCTAAAAAGTATATGATAAAATATCTCTGAGAATCATACTTACGACCCTCCAAAACgaacagaggaggaggaggatgagaagGAATGCTTTCCTTTTCAACCCTCAAGCCCCTCCTTCCACTCCCCCACTACCTCCTCCACTCCCTTCGAATCACCACCCTCTCCTCGCCCGTCATTTCTCGTCACCACCAGCACCAACAACAGCTCCCGGACGATTTTCCCAACCCCTACGACCTGACGAAGGAGGACCCCATCCAGGTGTGCTCCGACCTCTGGGTCCGCTGCTTCTCTCGCCCAGACCCCCACCTCCCCTTCCCCAACCTCACCGGCTTCCTCAAGAAGTTCGACCTCTGGGTCCTCGCCTACCAGCGCGCCTGCGCCCACCACACCGGCTCCTTCCCCCCGAAGAACGCCATTCACCTCCCCCACCTCCGCTCCCTCCTCGCCCTACAGCGTGCCGCCCTATCACCGAACTACCCCTGGGGCGCCTCCACCCACCTCCTCCTCCGCTCCCCTGCCGATCCCCCTTTCACCCGGCCCATCTCCCGCCGGAAGTTCCTCGCCCTCCTCGCCTCCGCTCCACCCCCCTTCCAGGACCGCGTCCTCCAGGAGCTCCTCCTACTCCTTCTCGAGCCCGTCTTCGAGCCCCGCTTCTCCCCCAGGTCTCACGCCTTCCGCCCCGGCCGCAGCCCCCACACCGTCCTCCGCACCATCCGCTCCAATTTCGCCGGCTACCTCTGGTTCCTCAAGGCCGATCTCTCCGCCGTTTCCGATAACTTCAGCCCCGACGTCATCATCTCCTGCTTGGAGAAAGGCGTCTCCGACCGGAAAGTTCTGGGCTTGATCAAATCCGCCTTGAAGAACCCTGTCAGGGTCAGGTCGTCGTCGCCCGCCGACGAAGTGGTCGACAGATTGACCAAGAAGAGGATGAAGCGGAAGATGCTGCGGAAGAGCAGGAAGAAAAAGGTTTTGAAGGAGAACGAGCCCAAGCCCGATCCCTACTGGCTGAGGACTTTCTTTGGCTTCGCCCCCCACGAAGCTGCCAGGGTCCCCAACTATGGGCATTGCGGGATCCTCAGCCCTTTGCTTGCCAATGTATGCCTTACCGAATTGGACACTTGGATGGAAGATCGGATAGCAAGGTACTTTCGGCCATCAAAGCTCGACTCCATTTGGACAGATTCGATCACCAACGACTGCCACAACCCTGCCTGGCCTGAATTCGTTCCTGCCAGCGGTAGGGAGAAGACGAGGAGGATGGATTTCATTCGCTATGGCTCCCACATTTTGATTGGAATTCGTGGACCGAGAGAGGATGCGGTGGAATTACGAAAGGATTTGATCGAGTTTTGTGAGAACAAGTATGGGTTGAGGTTAGAGAATTCAAATATAGAGATCGAGCACATTACAAGAGGCATCGAGTTCTTGGATCATGTGATCTGCCGGCGGGTCATACACCCTACATTGCGTTACACAGCAACAGGAGGGAAGATCGTAAGCGAGAAAGGTGTTGGGACTTTGCTCTCTGTGACTGCAAGCTTGCAGCATTGCATCAGCCGGTTCAGGCAGCTTGAGCTTGTCAAGGGGGATAAGGACCCAGAGCCGCTGCCTTGCACACCAATGCTTTATGCCGGCCAGGCCCATACCAATTCTCAGATGAACAAGTTCCTTGAGACCATGGCGGATTGGTATAGATATGCAGATAACAGGAAGAAAGTAGTCGGCTTTTGTGCGTATGTCATTAGGAGCTCTCTGGCTAAGCTCTATGCTGCAAGGTATAGACTGAAGTCTCGTGCCAAGGTGTACAAGATTGCCTCCCGTGACCTCAGCCACCCATTGAGAGAGAATACAAGGAATGATGCGCCAGAGTATTCTGATCTTTTGCGTATGGGGCTTGTTGATGCCATTGAGGGTGTTCAGTTTTCTCACATGTCATTGATTCCATCATGTGATTATACCCCATTCCCTAGGAACTGGGTACCTGACCATGAGCAAATATTGCATGAATATGTTAGGCTGCAAGATCCGAAATTCTTTTGTGAACTGCATAAGTCAGTGAATCGGCATGAATTGAGATCGCCTCAAGATGCAATATCAGAGATTGTTTGGGACTATAAGATATGTGGAGTTTGGAGCAAGAAGCCCCTAGGAAGTATCAAAGAGCAGGAACATGATGAAGAGAATACTAATGGTGATAGAAACTTCCTGTTGAAGGAGGAGTCTATTGCACTTTAATACGGAGTTACTAGCACATCTTAGCGCACGAGGCTCCTGCCATGGTGGGGTCTAGGAAGGGTCAGACGTACGCAGCCTTACCCTACATTTGGAGAGGGATTTCTATGTTCGAATATATGACACCTAGATCACAATGGTACAATCTTACCATTACTATGAGATGCAATTTGTAAATTTTCTGCAGTGATTTACATTTCATCGATGAAAGAAGGCTGAGGAGAATTATATTTTCCAAGTGCAAGTACTGGCCAACTGAACCACCATTGCTTAAGCAAGCCATACAGCACCTTGGAGCATGTAAAGGTATATGACCTTTATATTAAATCAGGAAATTAATGAGATATGCTGTGATATTAAATTATATGTTGCATGCTCTGTTCGTTCTCTGCATGCACTTTGGCAGTCCACTTTGGGCAAATTCTTCTGGAAAAACATATTGCTTCAGGTTTGTAAGAATGTTGTATGCTTTGTTGGGTGCCATCTGCTTTTGATCAGTCCATAGCACACTGGAAGTGAGGTTTCAGCAATATGTTGTCATTTCTTAGTTACTTTATCATAGAGTAAGTGCTATATTTGGTTCCTTATGTTGATGTGGATTAATATGATAGTCAGAGATGTACAGATGATATTTAATGCATAAATGCTGAAAATTATTCATTTCTTCTGCATTAGCCTACGCTATGGATTAATATGATCGACAGAGATGATACTTATTGTATGCATGCTGGCAATTATTTATTTGTTTGGTGGAAGCTCACATGACAGATTTACTCTTTAATAACATGAGTTTGATTTCATCTACCTGCAGTACATGTTGCGATGTATTACGTTTCAATTGCAAGGTTTAGGTTtattttaaattctatttttactGTATGTTTGCAAAAAATTGCAACAGCAGTAATAAGAAAAATGCAGTCTGTGTTAGATGTTCTTCTCATCCACAAATCATTAACTAAGCCTCGAACTTGTTATCCTCTTTGCATACCTTTTAATCTGCATCAGTGAGCACATGACAAATTCTGTGGGCTACGAATTTAGTGGAATTGTACGCTGACTACCTGATACAAAAGCAGACAAAATTGGAATGCACTATCAGTTACATAAGCAGGATACATAATTAGTGATTTTCTGGGATTTTGAATAAAGAATGAGCTTTTGGCCTAAGCTTAGTTCTTTGAATTTAAACTGTAGCTTCGGATCTTTTTCATTTTGACCTTCTAAAATATACTTCTGTTAGATCTTTATAAATGCTGACCCATAGAACCTCATTGATTTTCTTTGTCGAGGTCTTCACAATTTTGGAATGCAACAGTCTTCACTACAACCCGTGAATAGCTAAACAATGTTTAGTAAATCATGCCTTTGTCCTTTTCTGTCTTTATACCCAGTAT
Above is a genomic segment from Elaeis guineensis isolate ETL-2024a chromosome 1, EG11, whole genome shotgun sequence containing:
- the LOC105039295 gene encoding glutaredoxin-C8, whose translation is MATAAGRIGTSTGALLAVAAILLGLSSEGSAAATKAAFVKKTVAAHDIVIFSKSYCPYCRRAKSVFKELNKEPYVVELDQREDGWDIQDALSEIVGRRTVPQVFIHGKHIGGSDDTVEAYESGRLAELLGVNSKDDL
- the LOC105039296 gene encoding nuclear intron maturase 1, mitochondrial — encoded protein: MLSFSTLKPLLPLPHYLLHSLRITTLSSPVISRHHQHQQQLPDDFPNPYDLTKEDPIQVCSDLWVRCFSRPDPHLPFPNLTGFLKKFDLWVLAYQRACAHHTGSFPPKNAIHLPHLRSLLALQRAALSPNYPWGASTHLLLRSPADPPFTRPISRRKFLALLASAPPPFQDRVLQELLLLLLEPVFEPRFSPRSHAFRPGRSPHTVLRTIRSNFAGYLWFLKADLSAVSDNFSPDVIISCLEKGVSDRKVLGLIKSALKNPVRVRSSSPADEVVDRLTKKRMKRKMLRKSRKKKVLKENEPKPDPYWLRTFFGFAPHEAARVPNYGHCGILSPLLANVCLTELDTWMEDRIARYFRPSKLDSIWTDSITNDCHNPAWPEFVPASGREKTRRMDFIRYGSHILIGIRGPREDAVELRKDLIEFCENKYGLRLENSNIEIEHITRGIEFLDHVICRRVIHPTLRYTATGGKIVSEKGVGTLLSVTASLQHCISRFRQLELVKGDKDPEPLPCTPMLYAGQAHTNSQMNKFLETMADWYRYADNRKKVVGFCAYVIRSSLAKLYAARYRLKSRAKVYKIASRDLSHPLRENTRNDAPEYSDLLRMGLVDAIEGVQFSHMSLIPSCDYTPFPRNWVPDHEQILHEYVRLQDPKFFCELHKSVNRHELRSPQDAISEIVWDYKICGVWSKKPLGSIKEQEHDEENTNGDRNFLLKEESIAL